Proteins from one Dysgonomonas sp. HDW5A genomic window:
- the kdsA gene encoding 3-deoxy-8-phosphooctulonate synthase: MNISELKSDNFFLLAGPCVIEGEEMALSIAEKILNITTKLNIPYVFKGSYRKANRSRVDSFTGIGDEKALKILRKVRETFGVPVVTDIHETHEAAIAAEYVDVLQIPAFLCRQTDLLIAAAETGKMVNIKKGQFLAPGAMKFAAQKIIDSGNNNVTLTERGVSYGYGDLVVDFRGIPEMQEFGFPVVLDATHCLQKPNQASGVTGGQPQLIETMCKAAIAVGVDGLFIETHPNTAEAKSDGANMLPLDQLEGLLTKLVRIREAIR, encoded by the coding sequence ATGAATATATCTGAACTAAAAAGTGATAACTTTTTCCTTCTTGCAGGTCCATGTGTCATTGAAGGAGAAGAAATGGCATTAAGCATTGCCGAAAAGATACTGAATATCACAACAAAATTAAATATACCTTATGTATTTAAGGGATCTTATCGCAAAGCAAATCGTTCGAGAGTTGATTCTTTTACCGGAATTGGAGACGAAAAAGCATTGAAAATATTAAGAAAAGTACGTGAAACATTTGGTGTACCTGTAGTTACCGATATACACGAAACACATGAAGCGGCAATAGCGGCAGAATATGTAGATGTACTGCAAATACCTGCTTTCTTATGTCGTCAAACTGATTTGCTGATTGCAGCTGCAGAAACAGGCAAAATGGTTAATATCAAAAAAGGGCAGTTTTTAGCTCCCGGTGCAATGAAATTTGCTGCTCAGAAAATTATTGATTCCGGTAATAATAATGTCACACTAACCGAGCGAGGTGTTTCGTATGGCTATGGGGATTTAGTAGTTGACTTCAGAGGAATTCCCGAAATGCAAGAATTTGGATTTCCGGTTGTTCTCGACGCAACACACTGCTTACAGAAACCGAATCAAGCTTCGGGAGTAACAGGTGGTCAACCTCAATTAATAGAGACCATGTGCAAAGCTGCTATTGCGGTCGGAGTTGATGGCCTATTTATAGAAACACACCCTAACACCGCAGAAGCTAAGTCAGATGGAGCGAATATGCTTCCTTTAGATCAATTGGAAGGGTTGCTTACTAAACTTGTAAGAATAAGAGAAGCAATCAGATAA
- a CDS encoding diphosphate--fructose-6-phosphate 1-phosphotransferase: MTKSALQVARAAYKPKMPKALHGTVKIEEGAATQSVADQEAVAKLFPNTYGMPIVKFVETTDKIDYPVANVGVILSGGQAPGGHNVIAGIFDGIKNLNKDNKVYGFLMGPGGLIDHKYQELTAEIIDEYRNTGGFDIIGSGRTKLETTEQFDKGLEILKKLNIKALVIIGGDDSNTNACVLAEYYKAINAGVQVIGCPKTIDGDLKNEMIETSFGFDTACKVYSEVIGNIQRDCNSARKYWHFIKLMGRSASHIALECALQVQPNFCIISEEVEAKKQSLDDIVNEIATAVAKRAAKGDNFGTVLIPEGLIEFIPAIKALISELNDYLAHHQAEFDAVAKDQQRQFIISKLSPDNSAVYASLPEGVARQLTLDRDPHGNVQVSLIETEKLLAEMVGNRLAEWKKAGKYDGKFSPQVHFFGYEGRCAAPSNYDADYCYSLGYTASALIGAGKTGYMSSVRNTTAPADQWIAGGVPVTMMMNMERRHGEMKPVIQKALVKLDGAPFKFFAANRENWAINTEYVYPGPIQYFGPTEVCDQTTVTLKLEQGK, encoded by the coding sequence ATGACTAAAAGTGCATTACAAGTAGCCAGAGCTGCTTATAAGCCTAAAATGCCTAAAGCATTACATGGTACTGTAAAAATCGAAGAAGGTGCAGCAACTCAATCAGTAGCAGATCAGGAAGCTGTAGCAAAGCTATTCCCTAACACTTATGGTATGCCTATCGTTAAGTTTGTTGAAACAACGGACAAGATTGACTACCCTGTTGCTAATGTTGGTGTTATTCTTTCCGGAGGTCAAGCTCCTGGTGGACATAATGTTATAGCCGGTATTTTTGATGGTATCAAAAATCTAAATAAAGACAATAAAGTTTATGGTTTCCTTATGGGACCCGGTGGTCTTATTGATCATAAATACCAAGAATTAACTGCTGAAATTATCGATGAATATCGTAATACAGGTGGTTTTGATATTATTGGCTCGGGTCGTACTAAATTAGAAACTACAGAACAATTTGATAAGGGTCTTGAAATTCTAAAGAAATTGAATATCAAAGCTCTTGTTATTATTGGTGGAGATGATTCTAATACAAATGCTTGCGTTTTAGCTGAATATTACAAAGCGATAAATGCAGGTGTGCAAGTTATTGGTTGCCCTAAAACAATTGACGGTGACCTTAAAAACGAAATGATTGAAACATCTTTCGGTTTCGATACTGCTTGTAAAGTATACTCAGAAGTAATCGGAAATATTCAACGTGACTGTAATTCGGCTCGTAAATACTGGCACTTCATCAAATTAATGGGTCGTTCGGCTTCTCATATTGCTCTTGAATGTGCTTTACAGGTACAACCTAACTTTTGTATTATTTCAGAAGAGGTAGAAGCTAAAAAACAATCTCTTGACGATATTGTAAATGAAATAGCAACTGCCGTAGCTAAACGTGCAGCTAAAGGAGATAACTTCGGAACAGTTCTTATACCTGAAGGATTAATCGAATTTATTCCGGCTATTAAAGCACTTATTTCTGAATTGAATGACTATTTGGCACATCACCAAGCTGAATTTGATGCTGTTGCTAAAGATCAACAACGTCAATTTATAATCAGCAAGCTTTCTCCTGATAATTCTGCTGTATACGCTAGCCTTCCTGAAGGTGTAGCTCGCCAATTGACTCTTGACCGCGACCCACACGGAAATGTTCAAGTATCATTAATCGAAACTGAAAAACTTTTGGCAGAAATGGTTGGTAACCGTTTAGCTGAGTGGAAAAAAGCAGGTAAATATGATGGCAAATTCTCTCCACAAGTTCACTTCTTCGGATACGAAGGTCGTTGTGCTGCTCCATCGAACTACGATGCTGACTATTGCTATTCATTAGGATATACCGCTTCTGCTCTTATCGGTGCAGGTAAAACAGGTTATATGTCTTCTGTTCGCAATACAACAGCTCCGGCAGACCAATGGATTGCAGGAGGTGTACCAGTTACAATGATGATGAACATGGAACGTCGTCATGGCGAAATGAAGCCTGTTATACAAAAAGCATTAGTAAAATTAGATGGTGCTCCATTTAAGTTCTTTGCTGCTAATCGCGAGAATTGGGCAATCAATACAGAATATGTATATCCAGGCCCTATCCAATATTTTGGACCAACAGAAGTTTGTGATCAAACAACTGTCACACTTAAGTTAGAACAAGGTAAATAA
- the dprA gene encoding DNA-processing protein DprA, whose amino-acid sequence MDNNLTKLLYQIALTQIEGVGDILARNLLDTIGDAEEIFKSSKKSLITVKGISTYLADAILDTKVLDKAEKELSFVQKNNIRTFFYLDEDYCYRLKECIDAPILLYYKGEADLNVSKVISIVGTRKSTNYGNDFCDNFLSEIASAYPDILVVSGLAYGIDIQAHKAALKYNLPTIGVLAHGLDRIYPLTHRKTAVEMLENGGLLTEFSSGTEPDKFNFVRRNRIVAGMADATIVVQSDIKGGSLITAELANSYNKDVFALPGRVTDKESVGCNMLIEDNKAILLQSAESFIKHMQWDVNKQLNKPKQCQLFLDLSTDEQAVYDLLAAIESLHINLIANQIGIPVSNLLPTLLNMEMKGIVRTIPGGSYQLL is encoded by the coding sequence ATGGACAATAATTTAACAAAACTATTATATCAAATTGCACTAACCCAAATAGAAGGAGTTGGCGATATATTGGCACGTAATCTATTAGATACAATAGGAGATGCCGAGGAAATATTTAAATCAAGTAAAAAATCTCTCATTACAGTAAAAGGAATATCCACTTATTTGGCTGATGCCATCTTAGATACGAAGGTATTGGATAAAGCTGAGAAAGAATTATCCTTTGTACAAAAGAATAATATTAGAACATTTTTTTATTTGGATGAAGATTATTGTTATCGCTTAAAAGAATGTATAGATGCCCCCATTTTGCTTTATTATAAGGGGGAAGCCGATTTAAATGTATCGAAAGTTATAAGTATTGTTGGTACCCGTAAATCAACTAACTATGGAAATGATTTTTGTGATAACTTCTTATCGGAAATAGCTTCGGCTTATCCTGATATTTTGGTGGTTAGTGGTTTAGCTTATGGAATAGATATTCAAGCTCATAAAGCTGCTTTAAAATATAATTTACCAACAATTGGAGTTCTAGCACATGGTTTAGATCGGATATATCCATTGACTCATAGAAAGACAGCAGTCGAAATGTTAGAAAATGGAGGTTTACTTACTGAATTCTCAAGTGGAACAGAACCCGATAAGTTTAACTTTGTCCGTCGTAACCGAATTGTGGCAGGTATGGCAGATGCTACAATAGTAGTACAATCAGATATTAAAGGAGGTTCTTTAATAACCGCTGAACTTGCTAATTCATATAATAAAGATGTATTTGCTTTACCCGGACGTGTAACAGATAAAGAATCGGTTGGCTGTAATATGTTGATAGAAGATAATAAAGCCATCTTATTGCAATCTGCCGAAAGTTTTATAAAACATATGCAATGGGATGTAAACAAGCAATTAAATAAACCCAAGCAATGTCAATTGTTTTTAGACCTATCTACGGATGAACAAGCTGTGTATGACTTGTTGGCTGCAATAGAATCCCTGCATATAAACTTAATTGCAAACCAGATAGGAATTCCTGTCTCAAATTTACTTCCGACTTTACTAAATATGGAAATGAAGGGTATTGTAAGAACAATACCCGGAGGTTCATATCAATTATTATAA
- the lipA gene encoding lipoyl synthase, which produces MERVKKPEWLKIKLGGGKEYSYTQKLIHDNSLNTICVSGKCPNLGHCWSMKTATFMILGDICTRSCKFCATKSGKPLPLDESEIAKVADSIQKMELRYCVITSVDRDDLPDQGANYWARVITEVKKQNPNTKLEVLIPDFDAKTELLDIVFEAKPDILSHNMETVKRLTSKIRSRARYDRSLEVQKYAASKGFFTKSGIMLGLGETEEEVIELMHDLRGVGCQLLTIGQYLQPTLKHIPVKEYIHPDQFAKYKTLGLELGFKFVESGPLVRSSYMAETTFNQIIQ; this is translated from the coding sequence ATGGAAAGAGTAAAAAAACCAGAATGGTTAAAAATTAAACTTGGCGGAGGCAAAGAATATTCTTATACTCAGAAATTAATTCATGACAATAGCCTAAATACGATATGTGTAAGTGGAAAATGTCCCAATTTAGGACATTGTTGGAGTATGAAGACTGCAACTTTCATGATACTAGGAGATATATGTACACGTTCTTGTAAATTTTGTGCCACTAAGTCAGGAAAACCATTACCATTAGATGAATCCGAGATTGCTAAAGTTGCAGATAGCATTCAGAAAATGGAACTGAGATATTGTGTGATAACATCTGTCGATAGAGATGATTTACCCGATCAAGGAGCCAATTATTGGGCAAGAGTAATAACTGAAGTAAAAAAGCAAAACCCAAATACTAAGCTTGAAGTATTAATACCTGACTTTGATGCTAAAACAGAATTACTAGATATAGTATTCGAAGCAAAACCTGATATATTGAGCCATAATATGGAAACGGTAAAACGATTAACCTCTAAGATTCGTAGCCGGGCACGTTATGACAGGAGTTTAGAAGTACAGAAATATGCAGCGAGTAAAGGCTTCTTCACCAAATCGGGAATTATGCTTGGATTAGGGGAAACTGAAGAAGAAGTTATCGAGTTAATGCATGATCTACGTGGAGTAGGATGTCAATTACTTACTATAGGCCAATATTTACAACCCACATTAAAACATATTCCGGTAAAAGAATACATTCACCCCGATCAGTTTGCAAAATACAAAACTTTAGGTCTCGAACTTGGTTTTAAATTTGTAGAAAGCGGCCCCCTTGTTAGATCATCCTATATGGCAGAAACTACGTTCAATCAAATTATTCAATAA
- the lipB gene encoding lipoyl(octanoyl) transferase LipB produces MKFTDWGIIDYKKAWDKQNEIFTHLISAKSTADYLSKIDQLQQIIFCEHPHVYTLGRNGNVSNMLIQEDRLKSLNATYYKTDRGGDITYHGFGQIVVYPIIDLDALHISLRQYVCNLEEAVIRTLMHYNLKTERAEGATGVWFDYNTPSARKICAIGVRASHYVTMHGLAFNISTDLSYYNYINPCGFIDKGVTSLEKELGKSVNMEEVKGILRSELDKLLQF; encoded by the coding sequence ATGAAATTTACAGATTGGGGAATTATTGATTATAAAAAAGCATGGGATAAGCAAAATGAAATTTTCACTCATCTAATTAGTGCTAAAAGCACAGCCGACTATTTGAGTAAAATAGATCAATTACAACAGATCATATTTTGTGAACATCCTCATGTCTATACATTAGGGCGTAATGGCAATGTAAGCAATATGCTTATTCAAGAAGACAGACTAAAATCATTAAATGCAACATATTATAAAACAGACAGAGGAGGTGATATTACCTATCATGGCTTCGGACAAATAGTCGTATATCCTATTATCGATTTAGATGCCTTACATATATCCTTAAGACAATATGTATGCAATTTAGAAGAAGCAGTAATAAGAACACTAATGCATTACAATTTAAAAACCGAACGTGCAGAAGGAGCAACAGGAGTCTGGTTTGATTATAATACTCCTTCTGCCAGAAAAATATGTGCAATTGGAGTAAGAGCCTCCCATTATGTAACCATGCACGGTCTTGCCTTTAACATTTCAACGGATTTATCCTATTACAATTACATTAATCCATGTGGATTTATAGACAAAGGTGTCACTTCTTTAGAAAAAGAATTAGGTAAATCGGTTAATATGGAAGAAGTCAAAGGTATTCTAAGATCAGAACTAGACAAATTGTTACAGTTCTAA
- a CDS encoding Maf-like protein, whose protein sequence is MKHNYQIILASNSPRRKELLSGLDLEYEVMVLPNIDESYPLDIPKEEVALYIAKKKAQAYTDLLTDNKLVITADTVVVIDDKILGKPIDEADAQQMLRELSGKTHQVITGVCLTTSNKQKSFSVISDVRFSNLDDSEIEYYVSKYKPLDKAGAYGIQEWIGYIGVEYISGSYFNVMGLPIQKLYQELKKF, encoded by the coding sequence ATGAAACATAATTATCAAATAATTCTAGCTTCTAATTCGCCCCGCAGAAAAGAATTGCTATCTGGTCTCGATTTAGAGTACGAGGTCATGGTTTTACCCAATATTGATGAATCATATCCTTTAGATATACCAAAAGAAGAGGTAGCCCTGTATATTGCTAAAAAGAAAGCCCAAGCCTATACAGACTTATTAACTGATAATAAATTAGTTATAACAGCTGATACAGTAGTCGTTATTGATGACAAAATATTAGGCAAACCTATAGACGAAGCTGATGCACAACAAATGCTTCGTGAATTATCAGGCAAAACTCATCAAGTAATAACCGGCGTTTGTCTTACAACAAGTAATAAACAAAAGTCTTTCAGTGTAATTTCTGATGTCAGATTCTCGAATCTCGATGATTCAGAAATTGAGTACTATGTATCTAAATATAAACCATTAGATAAAGCAGGAGCTTACGGAATACAAGAATGGATTGGATATATAGGAGTAGAATACATCAGCGGTTCTTACTTTAATGTAATGGGATTGCCTATACAAAAACTTTATCAAGAACTAAAAAAATTCTAA
- a CDS encoding DUF3592 domain-containing protein, with protein MLDNHPRIRTFIFIFLTLCLLLTALITSKDYYDLYRNGVKIKAYITGHDNSIKMPYTRYEYNWDGLTYYGSSTFLSGTNVGDSIEIVVNPNNPNIREIKKVLIGY; from the coding sequence ATGCTAGACAATCACCCTAGAATCAGAACTTTTATTTTTATATTCCTTACATTATGTTTATTATTAACGGCTTTAATAACATCAAAAGACTACTATGATTTGTATCGAAATGGTGTGAAAATAAAAGCCTACATCACAGGTCATGATAACTCGATAAAAATGCCTTATACCAGATATGAATACAATTGGGATGGGTTGACCTATTATGGATCAAGCACTTTCTTAAGTGGTACTAATGTCGGTGATAGTATTGAGATAGTTGTAAATCCGAATAATCCAAATATTCGTGAGATAAAAAAGGTGTTAATAGGGTATTAA
- a CDS encoding carbonic anhydrase family protein gives MKKKALLGLLSLCLVLVASTSCKEKAKVEDKSTVAATEGTVQIPEAEVLTSTVLTAAEQAALKPADVFNLLKEGNKEFVEDNLTVRNNSQRVRDAATAQFPMATVLSCLDSRVPVEDIFHRGIGDLFVARIAGNIVNEDILGSFEFATKVSGAKVIVVLGHEYCGAVMSAIDDVKLGNITALLAKIQPAVAAAGKTFEGEKTAANPAFVEAVCDHNVEIAMEQLRTKSPILKELEDKGELLIVGGVYDMKTGKVNFFEKK, from the coding sequence ATGAAAAAGAAAGCTTTATTAGGATTACTATCCTTATGTTTAGTATTGGTAGCATCAACTTCTTGTAAAGAGAAAGCTAAAGTTGAAGATAAATCGACTGTAGCCGCTACCGAGGGAACCGTACAAATACCAGAAGCGGAAGTATTAACTAGTACTGTATTAACAGCCGCCGAACAGGCAGCTCTAAAACCTGCTGATGTATTTAATCTTCTTAAAGAAGGTAATAAAGAGTTTGTAGAAGATAATCTTACAGTACGTAATAACTCTCAACGTGTTAGAGATGCTGCAACAGCTCAATTTCCTATGGCTACTGTTCTATCTTGTTTAGATTCGCGTGTACCGGTTGAAGATATTTTCCACAGAGGTATCGGTGATCTTTTTGTTGCTCGTATTGCAGGTAATATCGTTAATGAAGATATACTTGGTAGTTTCGAATTTGCAACTAAAGTATCAGGAGCAAAAGTTATCGTTGTATTAGGTCACGAATATTGTGGAGCTGTTATGTCTGCAATCGATGACGTAAAACTTGGTAATATTACTGCTTTATTAGCGAAAATACAACCTGCTGTAGCTGCTGCTGGAAAAACATTCGAAGGTGAGAAAACTGCTGCAAACCCTGCATTCGTAGAAGCTGTTTGTGACCACAATGTTGAAATAGCTATGGAGCAACTTCGTACAAAAAGTCCTATTTTGAAAGAATTGGAAGACAAAGGCGAATTATTAATCGTTGGTGGTGTATATGATATGAAAACAGGAAAGGTAAATTTCTTTGAAAAGAAATAA
- a CDS encoding Hsp20/alpha crystallin family protein — translation MKFDSRKSFLPSILNDDFFTNFFEGNSLPAANIIENKDEFRVELSVPGFNKDEFNIEVEKNVLIISAKQESKKAEKDKEERLIREEFRSSSFSRSFVLPDSVDMEKISAQYNDGVLKLSIPKLNKSPEDKIKRIEIK, via the coding sequence ATGAAATTCGACTCTAGAAAAAGTTTTTTACCATCAATTTTAAATGATGATTTTTTCACAAACTTTTTTGAAGGCAATAGCTTGCCCGCTGCTAATATTATAGAAAATAAAGATGAGTTTAGAGTAGAATTATCGGTACCCGGATTCAACAAAGATGAATTCAACATTGAAGTAGAAAAGAATGTCTTAATTATCTCAGCAAAGCAAGAAAGTAAAAAAGCAGAGAAAGACAAAGAAGAAAGACTTATTCGCGAAGAGTTCAGATCGTCTTCTTTTTCTAGAAGTTTTGTCTTGCCCGATAGCGTTGATATGGAAAAAATATCTGCTCAGTATAACGATGGAGTTTTAAAATTATCAATTCCAAAACTAAATAAATCTCCAGAAGATAAAATTAAAAGAATCGAAATTAAATAA
- a CDS encoding HAD family phosphatase translates to MTSKFQEYLEKHNYSDFDIKAVLFDMDGVLYDSMKYHSKSWYQTMTEEGINATPEEFYLHEGRTGGNTINLLIERMHGRAATEDEKQRIYKRKSELFTLYNDGDTISYAYDMLQAVKNKGLECILVTGSGQPSLLGKLDENFPNIFQRDKMVTAFDVKHGKPHPEPYLMGLEKGNKLSPNQAIVVENAPMGVESAVAAGIFTIAINTGPLDEQVLWDAGANIVLPSMKALFDNWPNYCIELGIN, encoded by the coding sequence ATGACTAGTAAATTTCAAGAATATCTGGAGAAACATAATTATAGTGATTTTGATATTAAAGCTGTCCTTTTCGATATGGATGGAGTTCTTTATGATTCAATGAAGTATCACTCGAAGTCTTGGTATCAGACAATGACTGAAGAGGGAATTAACGCAACTCCTGAAGAGTTCTACCTACACGAAGGGCGTACGGGGGGAAATACTATTAATCTTTTGATTGAAAGAATGCATGGAAGAGCGGCTACAGAGGATGAGAAGCAGCGTATCTATAAAAGAAAATCAGAGTTGTTTACACTTTATAATGATGGAGATACAATAAGTTATGCTTATGATATGCTTCAAGCTGTAAAGAATAAAGGTTTGGAATGTATTCTGGTTACAGGGTCGGGGCAACCTTCTTTATTAGGTAAATTAGACGAAAATTTTCCCAACATATTTCAAAGGGATAAAATGGTTACCGCTTTTGATGTGAAGCATGGAAAGCCACATCCAGAACCTTATCTTATGGGATTGGAAAAAGGGAATAAGTTGAGTCCTAATCAGGCTATTGTGGTAGAGAATGCCCCCATGGGAGTTGAATCTGCTGTTGCTGCCGGAATTTTTACGATTGCTATAAATACAGGTCCATTGGATGAGCAGGTATTGTGGGATGCTGGAGCTAACATCGTATTACCTTCGATGAAAGCATTATTTGATAATTGGCCAAACTATTGCATAGAACTGGGCATCAATTGA
- a CDS encoding PQQ-binding-like beta-propeller repeat protein, with protein MKTYILSLLIFISIPVFSTYRGTVYQTNQNDSVPIEGVIVTDGKNVTKTDKNGEFSLPGFEKTRFITITTPSGYTTNNFYIPIKSGNESYIFYLEKSDKTKNRAHSFIQITDTEVHNGLGIWTTYLRDYIKNEQPAFLIHTGDICYEYGMKIHAKAINSQTMGIPVYYGIGNHDLVKGPYAERLYESLYGPTWYSFNIGNTHYVMTPMANGDYKPSYTREDVYHWLKNDLSMMEEGQSLVIFNHDILTLSDDFIFGINDKEFINLRDYNIKAQIYGHMHYNYVRNQGGVYTICTSTIDKGGIDHSTSAFRILDVAVNDSVSSRLRYAYISPQAAITSPLEGQYSPTLSNGEIPISINTYNSISETKNVEYILTDIESNTRIIRGYIKQPKTDWNWYDEITIPIRYSNKKIRIEAIVTFNNEQRITTSNMFHYRKNFKPSIKLGENWNTLLQNAQHTGDTTAKTNTPLQLAWVNNVNANIYMTSPLVADGKVFIASTDDNIMNKSSITAFDIQSGKLLWKYKTLNSIKNTIAYHNNIVVAQDAECNLYAINANSGELLWQHKIGLTGFPYLSEGLTINNNIVYAGTGKGLAAYNIDDGQIIWKNKGWDQYEGATTTPTIANNILVCGAQWGGLFANNSITGDFLWKLSDNGISDRGSSPVYQDGKLYLISRKSLFIIEPTNGTILKTTEFPFDVDVTSTPLITANEIIFGSATRGLIALDKQSLKIKWNIQTNTSLVFTTPYSMPPSATVETSPILSQNTVYLGASDGYLYAVNLNTGIIEQKINLGAPIFNSPAISGNTLVIADYSGNVYTFVSKN; from the coding sequence ATGAAAACGTACATATTATCACTTCTCATCTTCATTAGTATACCTGTATTTTCGACATATAGAGGAACCGTTTATCAAACAAATCAAAATGATTCCGTTCCTATTGAAGGAGTTATAGTAACAGATGGTAAAAATGTTACAAAAACAGATAAAAATGGCGAATTTTCATTACCGGGATTTGAGAAAACACGATTTATTACAATTACCACTCCTTCAGGATATACGACAAATAACTTTTATATTCCTATAAAAAGTGGAAATGAATCATATATTTTTTATTTGGAAAAAAGTGATAAAACAAAAAATAGAGCACATTCATTTATACAAATTACAGATACAGAAGTTCATAATGGCTTAGGTATCTGGACTACTTATCTTCGTGATTACATAAAGAACGAACAACCTGCATTTCTTATTCATACAGGAGATATATGCTATGAATATGGGATGAAGATCCATGCAAAAGCCATTAATTCTCAAACTATGGGTATACCGGTTTACTACGGAATAGGTAACCATGATTTAGTAAAAGGCCCTTATGCTGAAAGATTATATGAATCTTTATATGGTCCTACATGGTACTCTTTTAATATAGGTAATACACATTATGTAATGACTCCGATGGCTAATGGTGATTATAAACCTAGTTATACAAGGGAGGATGTTTATCACTGGTTGAAAAATGATTTGTCAATGATGGAGGAAGGGCAATCACTAGTCATCTTTAACCATGACATCCTGACTCTTAGTGATGATTTTATATTCGGTATCAATGATAAAGAGTTCATTAACCTGAGAGATTATAATATAAAAGCCCAGATATATGGACATATGCACTACAACTATGTTAGAAATCAAGGAGGTGTTTATACAATATGTACAAGTACTATAGACAAAGGTGGAATAGATCATTCTACATCGGCTTTTCGCATTCTTGATGTTGCAGTAAATGACAGTGTCTCCTCACGTTTGCGATATGCTTATATATCGCCTCAGGCAGCTATAACATCGCCTTTAGAGGGGCAATACTCTCCCACTCTATCAAATGGAGAAATACCTATCTCGATAAACACATACAACTCTATTTCAGAAACCAAAAATGTAGAATATATTCTGACCGATATAGAAAGCAATACTAGAATAATAAGAGGATATATTAAACAACCTAAAACAGATTGGAATTGGTATGATGAGATAACTATTCCCATTCGTTATTCTAATAAAAAGATAAGAATAGAAGCAATAGTTACTTTTAATAATGAACAAAGAATTACGACTTCAAATATGTTCCATTATCGTAAGAATTTTAAACCTTCTATAAAATTAGGCGAAAACTGGAATACTTTATTGCAAAATGCACAACATACCGGTGATACTACAGCAAAGACTAATACTCCTTTACAACTGGCATGGGTCAATAATGTAAATGCAAATATCTATATGACCTCTCCTCTGGTAGCTGACGGTAAAGTATTTATTGCTTCTACAGATGATAATATCATGAATAAATCATCGATAACAGCTTTTGATATTCAATCAGGAAAATTGCTTTGGAAATATAAAACGCTAAATTCTATCAAGAATACAATTGCCTATCATAATAATATTGTTGTAGCACAAGATGCTGAATGTAATTTGTATGCTATTAATGCAAATTCGGGAGAATTGCTATGGCAACACAAAATAGGTCTAACAGGATTTCCTTATTTATCAGAAGGATTAACTATTAATAATAATATTGTATATGCAGGAACGGGTAAGGGATTAGCCGCTTATAATATAGATGATGGTCAGATTATTTGGAAAAATAAAGGTTGGGATCAATATGAAGGTGCAACAACAACACCGACGATCGCCAATAATATACTGGTGTGTGGTGCACAATGGGGAGGTTTATTTGCGAATAATTCAATTACAGGAGATTTTTTATGGAAACTCTCTGATAATGGAATTAGTGACAGAGGATCATCTCCCGTTTATCAAGACGGAAAGTTATATTTAATCTCTAGAAAAAGCTTATTTATAATTGAGCCTACTAACGGGACTATATTAAAAACCACGGAATTTCCATTTGACGTAGATGTAACTTCGACACCATTAATTACAGCTAACGAGATTATCTTTGGATCTGCAACAAGAGGATTAATCGCTTTAGATAAACAGTCTTTGAAAATAAAATGGAATATACAAACTAATACATCACTAGTTTTTACAACACCTTACTCTATGCCTCCATCTGCAACTGTAGAAACCAGTCCGATTCTCTCTCAAAACACAGTGTACCTAGGAGCATCTGATGGATATTTATATGCTGTTAATCTCAATACAGGAATCATCGAGCAAAAAATAAACTTAGGAGCTCCAATATTCAATAGCCCTGCTATATCAGGTAATACATTGGTTATTGCAGACTACAGTGGAAATGTCTACACTTTTGTTTCTAAAAATTAA